The following coding sequences lie in one Equus asinus isolate D_3611 breed Donkey chromosome 1, EquAss-T2T_v2, whole genome shotgun sequence genomic window:
- the RBM48 gene encoding RNA-binding protein 48 isoform X1, with protein sequence MASNGRELGGVFDHHVQRAVCDTRAKYREGRRPRAVKVYTINLESRYLLIQGVPAVGAMKELVARFALYGAIEQYNALDEYPAEDFTEVYLIKFMNLQSARTAKRKMDEQSFFGGLLHVCYAPEFETVEETRKKLQERKAYIARTTKNKDHYMTQKKLVTEHKDTKNFRQDFHSETSGFCAAAVNTSPGNSDPCFPYSCELPLCYFSSKCTCSSGEHVDRASNSFQDGRNHDETGEHCNHKDSLQKMQIKTLKNSVACPGAQKAVTPSEAVDRFMPRTTQLQERKRRRQDDRKLGTFFETSTSSNEVVIGPLLPDIPKVDMHDDSLNTTADLIRKKLKEVISSVPKPPEDKLEDMHTSHSVKQRRRI encoded by the exons ATGGCGTCGAATGGCAGGGAGCTTGGGGGCGTATTCGACCACCACGTCCAGAGGGCTGTATGCGACACGCGGGCCAAGTATCGGGAGGGGCGACGGCCTCGCGCTGTCAAG gtatatacaATCAATTTGGAATCTCGATACTTACTAATACAAGGAGTTCCTGCAGTGGGAGCAATGAAGGAATTAGTTGCGCGATTTGCTCTGTATGGAGCGATTGAACAGTATAATGCTCTAGATGAATACCCAGCAGAAGACTTTACAGAAGTTTACCTTATTAAATTTATGAATTTACAAAGTGCAAG AACAGCcaagagaaaaatggatgaacAGAGTTTCTTTGGTGGATTGCTTCATGTGTGTTATGCTCCAGAATTTGAGACTGTTGAAGAAacgagaaaaaaattacaagaaagaaaGGCTTATATAGCAAGAACTACTAAAAATAAAG ATCATTACATGACACAGAAGAAACTGGTTACAGAGCATAAAGACACAAAAAATTTTAGACAGGATTTCCATTCGGAGACATCTGGATTTTGTGCAGCCGCTGTGAACACTTCTCCTGGGAACTCAGATCCTTGTTTTCCTTATTCTTGTGAATTGCCTCTATGTTATTTCTCCTCAAAATGTACATGTTCATCAGGAGAACATGTGGACAGAGCATCAAACTCCTTTCAGGATGGTAGAAACCATGATGAAACAGGGGAGCATTGTAACCACAAGGACTCTTTGCagaaaatgcagatcaaaactttaaaaaattcagtggCCTGCCCGGGTGCACAGAAGGCTGTTACTCCTTCAGAGGCAGTTGACAGATTTATGCCTAGGACAACACAACTGCAGGAGCGGAAACGAAGACGACAAGATGATCGTAAACTTGGAACTTTTTTTGAAACAAGCACGAGCAGTAATGAGGTTGTGATTGGGCCTCTGTTGCCAGACATACCTAAAGTGGATATGCACGATGACTCCTTGAATACAACGGCAGATTTAATTCGGAAGAAACTTAAAGAG gtAATTTCATCTGTGCCAAAGCCTCCAGAGGACAAGCTGGAAGATATGCATACAAGTCATTCagtaaaacaaagaagaagaatataG
- the RBM48 gene encoding RNA-binding protein 48 isoform X2, translating to MDEQSFFGGLLHVCYAPEFETVEETRKKLQERKAYIARTTKNKDHYMTQKKLVTEHKDTKNFRQDFHSETSGFCAAAVNTSPGNSDPCFPYSCELPLCYFSSKCTCSSGEHVDRASNSFQDGRNHDETGEHCNHKDSLQKMQIKTLKNSVACPGAQKAVTPSEAVDRFMPRTTQLQERKRRRQDDRKLGTFFETSTSSNEVVIGPLLPDIPKVDMHDDSLNTTADLIRKKLKEVISSVPKPPEDKLEDMHTSHSVKQRRRI from the exons atggatgaacAGAGTTTCTTTGGTGGATTGCTTCATGTGTGTTATGCTCCAGAATTTGAGACTGTTGAAGAAacgagaaaaaaattacaagaaagaaaGGCTTATATAGCAAGAACTACTAAAAATAAAG ATCATTACATGACACAGAAGAAACTGGTTACAGAGCATAAAGACACAAAAAATTTTAGACAGGATTTCCATTCGGAGACATCTGGATTTTGTGCAGCCGCTGTGAACACTTCTCCTGGGAACTCAGATCCTTGTTTTCCTTATTCTTGTGAATTGCCTCTATGTTATTTCTCCTCAAAATGTACATGTTCATCAGGAGAACATGTGGACAGAGCATCAAACTCCTTTCAGGATGGTAGAAACCATGATGAAACAGGGGAGCATTGTAACCACAAGGACTCTTTGCagaaaatgcagatcaaaactttaaaaaattcagtggCCTGCCCGGGTGCACAGAAGGCTGTTACTCCTTCAGAGGCAGTTGACAGATTTATGCCTAGGACAACACAACTGCAGGAGCGGAAACGAAGACGACAAGATGATCGTAAACTTGGAACTTTTTTTGAAACAAGCACGAGCAGTAATGAGGTTGTGATTGGGCCTCTGTTGCCAGACATACCTAAAGTGGATATGCACGATGACTCCTTGAATACAACGGCAGATTTAATTCGGAAGAAACTTAAAGAG gtAATTTCATCTGTGCCAAAGCCTCCAGAGGACAAGCTGGAAGATATGCATACAAGTCATTCagtaaaacaaagaagaagaatataG